A genomic window from Brassica oleracea var. oleracea cultivar TO1000 chromosome C8, BOL, whole genome shotgun sequence includes:
- the LOC106312126 gene encoding sugar transporter ERD6-like 3 gives MTMSENQRNLEAGLLLNKNRNDINECRITAVVIFSTFVSVCGSFCFGCAAGYSSVSQTGITTDLGLSVAQYSMFGSLMTFGAMFGAIFSGKVSDLIGRKGTMWFAQVFCIAGWLAIAFAPDTVWLDAGRFSTGFAVGLFSYVIPVYIAEITPKHVRGAFVFSNQLMQSCGLSLYYVIGNFVHWRNLALIGLIPCVLQVVTLFFIPESPRLLGKWGREKECKASLQLLRGDEADVSEEANAIKETMVLFDQGPKSKIMDLFQRRYAPSLVIGVGLMLLQQLSGSSGVMFYVGSVFNKGGFPSDIGSMILAAIMIPKALLGLILVEKMGRRPLLLASTSGMCLCSLLLAFSFSFRSYGMLDELTPIFTCIGVVGFISAFAVGMGGLPWIIMSEIFPMNVKVSAGTIVTLANWSFSWIIAFAFNFMIEWNASGTFLIFFSICAAGIVFIYAMLPETKGRTLEDIQASLTDFLQ, from the exons ATGACTATGTCGGAGAACCAAAGAAACCTTGAAGCAGGGTTGTTACTGAACAAGAACAGAAACGACATCAACGAGTGTCGTATCACTGCGGTTGTGATCTTCAGCACCTTTGTTTCTGTGTGTGGCTCTTTCTGCTTTGGTTGTGCG GCAGGTTATTCATCAGTTTCTCAAACAGGGATCACAACAGACTTAGGTCTCTCTGTTGCACAA TACTCCATGTTTGGGTCACTAATGACTTTTGGAGCCATGTTTGGTGCCATCTTTAGTGGGAAAGTCTCAGATCTCATTGGTAGAAAAGGG ACAATGTGGTTTGCTCAAGTTTTCTGCATAGCCGGTTGGCTTGCAATAGCATTTGCGCCGGACACAGTTTGGCTAGATGCTGGAAGGTTTTCCACTGGATTTGCAGTTGGTTTATTTAGCTACGTG ATACCAGTTTACATCGCAGAAATAACACCAAAACATGTCAGAGGAGCATTTGTATTTTCTAATCAG CTGATGCAAAGTTGTGGGCTGTCATTATACTACGTCATTGGAAACTTTGTTCATTGGCGTAATTTGGCTTTAATCG GTCTGATTCCATGTGTTTTGCAAGTTGTGACTTTGTTCTTCATTCCAGAGTCCCCTAGATTACTG GGAAAATGGGGACGTGAAAAAGAATGTAAAGCTTCATTGCAGCTTCTCCGTGGAGATGAAGCTGATGTCTCTGAAGAAGCCAACGCTATCAAA GAAACCATGGTGTTGTTTGATCAAGGACCAAAATCTAAAATTATGGATTTGTTCCAGAGGAGATATGCTCCATCTCTTGTT ATTGGTGTGGGGCTAATGCTTCTGCAACAGCTCTCTGGAAGCTCAGGGGTTATGTTCTATGTCGGTAGCGTATTTAATAAAGGAG GATTTCCAAGCGACATTGGCTCAATGATTCTTGCAGCGATCATG ATACCAAAAGCTTTATTGGGTCTGATTTTGGTTGAGAAAATGGGACGAAGGCCTCTTCTACTG GCCTCTACTAGTGGAATGTGCCTTTGCAGCTTGCTCCTCGCATTTTCCTTCAGCTTTCGG TCATATGGCATGCTGGATGAGCTTACTCCTATTTTTACATGCATCGGTGTAGTG GGCTTCATCTCTGCATTTGCCGTAGGCATGGGAGGCTTACCGTGGATCATCATGTCTGAG ATTTTCCCAATGAATGTTAAAGTTTCAGCTGGGACTATTGTTACCTTAGCCAACTGGTCCTTTAGTTGGATTATAGCTTTCGCCTTCAATTTCATGATAGAATGGAACGCATCAG GAACGTTCTTGATCTTCTTTAGTATCTGCGCTGCGGGTATAGTCTTTATTTATGCAATGTTACCCGAAACCAAAGGAAGAACATTAGAAGATATACAAGCTTCTCTTACAGATTTTCTACAATGA